The sequence below is a genomic window from Lelliottia sp. JS-SCA-14.
AGTCGCCAGGCCGATTCGCTGGCCACAAACGGCGCTCGCGGTGAGCTGGGGGGAGAGATGAATCGCGCGCCATGGACCGGGGCGGCATCGGAAATCGTCAGATCGTACTGCCCGGTTCGGGCAATCAGGCGCGGTAAATCGCGGTTTGTCACCATCGCCTCTACCGACAAATAGCGAATGTCGTCGCTGAAAGGCGCTTCCTGCTGGTCGACGAGAGAGATAAACACTTCCGTCCCATTGTAGAGCGTCTGAGAGTGGTACTTTCGCGAAAGTGAGTGGCTGCCCGTGCGTTGTCGACGGGTGAGCGAGAAGTAACGGCCGAAGTTACCGCTATCGCTATGACGGGTCTGGAACAGGGGGTTGAATACCACTTCCTTGCTATGCTCTGCCTGCTGGCCTGTCACGCGCAGAATTGAGTGAATCTCGTAATCCAGCGGGCGGCTGCGATCCGGAACTACGTGCAGTTCGTGAGTGTTACGTTTGACTTCAAGTCTATCGACGCGTCTGGGAAACAGATTAATAACCGGCGTGCAGAACAGTTGAAAACGATCGGTATCAATATGTCCCGCCAGATCCTGTGGCATCTGGTTGAGCAGCAGGATGACCTCCAGCTCACGGCTGTGGTTGTCCGCGATACCCGCCGAGAGATGATTCAGGGTAAAAAAATAGAAACGCTGGCGGCAGGCGAAGTATTCGTTCACCAGGTTATGGCCGTGGAAAATATTCCAGTTGACGGGCAGGAGGCTCTTTTCTACGGACATACCTTCGAACAGTAAGGCCTGTTGAGAGATCACGGCGTCGTGCCAGCCTCCCTCTTTGGCGTGGCGCAGGATGGTCGCCTGGCATCCGCCATGCAGGAGTTCAAACAGCCGCGAGACAATGCGTTCGTCACCGCTCAGGTAGACGGGCAGCGAGGCAAGCTCGGTCAAATCAGAAAACATCATCCCTTCCGGCAGCTGTAGCCGCAGGCGCAGGGCGCCTTTAAGCTCGCTCTGCGCAATGCGGTGACGTTCCAGATTGGGGAGATCGGGTGGCAGAGAGGTCATCCGCGCATCGCAGAGGGTGAGTGGCCACAGGCGGACGGACTGACCGCTGCGAAATTCACACCGAGTGGTTTCACCGGGGAAAATGGAGGTAAAAAACGCGCTATTCTTCGCGACCTCATAGCCCAGCGTGAGATCCCCTTCCTTAAGATTAGGCCGTAGCTGCACCACGCCGATAGACGGTGTCGGCGCATTGTAATTGGGGTAAATCACATCGAGTAATCGTTGTGTAAAAGTCGGAAATTCCGCGTCAAGTTTTAGCTGCATCCTGGCGGCGATAAAACTGAAAGATTCAATTAAGCGTTCGACAAAAGGATCGGCAACGTCAATACCATGAACGCCGAGACGGCTTGCTATTTTAGGATGTTTTTGCGCGAATTCACTTGCCATTTCACGCATGAAAGTGAGCTCTCTATTATAGTAATCAAGAAACTTATGGTCCACTTAACTGTACCCTAATTGGCAATGGCAACTGTTTAACGTAATAAAAGATATTTCTCATGCCTGTAATAATTCCCGCCATCAAAAGTCTCACGGTAGATTTTTTCAACGGGTGTGGTTCCAGACGTTTTTATCTTTATGGGTGCATCTATTTTCGCGTGGATAATAGCAAGTGAAGGGTGTGGAACGTTGTCTGTATAAGTGTAACAACACATTGCGTTATGAATTTTTATCATTAAATCATGTGGATATGTTTTTTATGTGGTTTTTTTTAGGATAGTGTTTTGGGCAGATGTCTTATTGTTCTTTCAGCGCTATAAAAGCACTGTGTAATCGTATCGAACTCTTGTTTAATAGTGATATTGAAATGGAATTTGTGCGTGGGATATCGATAAATACGCACGACCAATAAGGAAGGAACGTTTGGCTATCGCAAGGAAAAATCTCTTTAGCAAACTCAATAATACCCTTTTTCGCAGCATAGAAAGCGCAACCACGCTCTGTAAGCTGCGGGGTAATCCTTATGTTGAATTAGTGCACTGGTTTAATCAGCTGTGGTCGCAGGATACGGACAATGATTTTAAAATCATTGTGCGGACATTTGACATTGATATGTCCCAGCTGGAACGTGACTTAGAACGCGCCATGTCGCGGCTACCAACAGGCGCCAGCAGTATTACCGACTTTTCATATTGCATTGAACTGGCCATCGAACGTGCCTGGGTCTATTCCAGCCTCGAATGTTCAGCTGCGCGCGTTCGCAGCGGGCATCTGCTGATAGCGATGCTCACCACCATGGAGTTGCGCCGCGAGCTGTTGGCCATGCTTCCTGGCCTTGAGCGTATCGCGCTGGATCATCTGACGCATGATATGCAGTACATCCTGCGCGATTCTAGTGAATCCAACGGTTCCGATGACTTTGCTCGCGCCGATGCGCTTCCTGGGGAGGCCAGTGGTTCGGTGTTGACCCCAGTCGGGGCGGGTCTGGCGCAATACACCACCGATCTCACCGCTCTGGCACGGGAAGGCAAAATCGATCCGGTGGTGGGCCGCAGCCAGGAGATCAGCACGATGGTTGATATTCTGCTGCGTCGGCGGCAGAACAATCCGCTGCTGACGGGGGAAGCGGGGGTCGGCAAGACGGCGGTGGTTGAAGGGCTGGCGCTGGCGATTGCCAGCGAGCAAGTCCCTCCGGCGTTGTCCCAGGTGCGCCTGCTCGCACTCGACGTGGTGGCCCTTTCAGCGGGTGCCAGTATGAAGGGCGAATTTGAAGCACGGCTGAAAGCGGTGCTGGATGAGGCGATGTCTGCCGCCGTCCCGATCATCTTGTTTATCGACGAAGTTCATACGCTGGTGGGCGCGGGTGGCGCGGCGGGGACGGGGGACGCGGCAAACCTGCTCAAGCCCGCGCTGGCGAGAGGAAAGCTCCGTACCATCGGTGCCACAACCTGGAGCGAGTTTAAGCGGCATATTGAGAAAGATCCGGCGCTGACGCGTCGCTTCCAGGTGTTGCAAATCGATGAACCTGCCGAGGATGCCGCCGTGTCTATGCTCCGCGGCCTGGTGCCGACGCTGGAAGCCCACCACGGCGTGTGGATCATGGATGAAGCTTTGACCACGGCAGTACGCCTGTCACATCGCTATATTCCCGCCCGGCAGTTACCGGATAAAGCCATCGGTTTGCTGGATACTGCCTGCGCGAGGGTGGCGACGGCACAAAATATGAAGCCTGTAGCGCTTCAACTCCTGAACGCCAGGATTCAGGATATCCAGGCGGAACGGGAGCGCGGTCAGAAAGCGCACCATTACGGTAAGGAAACGCAGCAATCAGACGACGCGCTCAGCGCACAACTGACCGACCTTGCTGAAGAAGAGGCCGCGTTCTGCCAGCGCTGGCAGCAGGAAAAGCTCTGCGTGGAGGCGATCCTGGCACAACGCCAGCAGCTTGGTGTGCCGGGGGAACAGCCCGAATTTAGCCCCGATGCAAACCGCGAAACGTTAGCGCAGCTCGAACTCTCCCTGTGCGAAATTCGTGGGAAAACGCCACTGGTGCAGGCCGAAGTGAACGCGGATGTTGTGGCGGCCATTGTCTCCGACTGGACGGGGATCCCCGTGGGTCAGATGCTGGAGGATGATTACCGGGCGGTCGCCGAACTGCCGCAGCGCCTGCAGGAGCGGGTCATCGGACAGCCTCATGCGCTGCAACAGATCGCGGAGCGAATCCTGGTCTCACGCGCCGGGCTGGGCAATCCCAACAAACCTGTGGGCGTTTTTATGCTGGTGGGAACATCGGGAACAGGGAAAACCGAAACGGCGCTGGCTCTCGCTGAGACCCTGTATGGCGGGGAACAAAACCTGATCACCATTAATATGAGTGAATACCAGGAAGCGCATACGGTCTCCTCGTTGAAAGGCGCGCCTCCAGGCTATGTGGGATACGGGGAAGGTGGCGTGCTGACAGAAGCCGTGCGCCGTAAGCCCTATAGCGTGATTTTGCTGGATGAAATTGAAAAAGCGCATCCTGATATTCACGAGATCTTTTTCCAGGTGTTTGACAAGGGATGGATGGAAGATGGCGAAGGGCGCTATATCGATTTCAAAAACACCACGCTGCTGATGACCAGTAATGCGGGAAGCGAATTAATGACTCAGCTGTACAGCGATCCACAGACCGCACCGGGAACTGAAAGACTGCTGGAAATGCTGGAACCGGAATTATTGAAAATATTCCCACCTGCGTTTCTTGGGCGATTAGAGATTATTCCTTATCTGCCGCTTCAGCACGGTATGCTCCAGGTTATTGTCCGGTTACAACTGGAAAAAATATCTCAGCGCCTGCGTGAACATTATCACATCGAACTGGAATATGCGGATTCGGTGCTCGATGACATTATTTCACGCTGCGCCGTCGTGCAAACCGGGGCTCGCGCATTAATTCAGGTCGTTGAGAAAGAAATTATGCCGGAAATGGGCCGCTATGTGTTGGCGCATAAAATAGAACATCATGGTCAGACGTTGTATTTAAACAGTGACGCTGAAGGGAAATTCAGTGTGACGTTTTAACCAGTGAATTTATTTGTCCTTCTCAGTCAGTAATGGATAAATAAACTCGGAAATGGCTCACAAGAGCCGCTCAATAGTCTGTGAAGTTAACCTTATCTAAGGAACAGAAAATGTCTAAATTAAGAATGACGGTATGTGCTGTCGCGCTTTCGATGGTCTCAACCTATGGTTTTGCAGTGGGCGCTCCGGTCACTCAGGGAACGGTCACCTTTACCGGTAAACTGATTGCAGATACCTGCAGTATTACCGCGGGCGATGAAGATAAGCAGGTGACTTTACCTACCTTATCTATTCAGTCTTTAGATGTTGCCGGTAAGGAAGCGGGTACGACGACCTTTGATCTCAACGTAGAAGCCTGCCCTGATACGGTGACTCAGGTTGCCGCGCACTTCGAAGCGATCAACAGCGATGGCTTTGACGCAACCACCCAGAACCTGACCAACAGCACGCTGAAAGCCGACGGTGGTGCAGAGAACGTCGAGGTTCGTCTGTTCGACAAGGACGGCAGTACCCAGATTCCGGTCGGCGGAACTGGTGCAATGTTTGATGTTAACGCGACGACGCATAAAGCCACCATGACTTATATCGGCGGTTATTACGCTACGGCGCCAACAACGGCGGGTGATGTTACCGCAAAAGTTCAATATACGCTGGCGTACAAATAATATTGCGACAGGCTGATGGCGAGCCACCAGCCTGTCGATTTTTATTCACAAGGTGTACTCATGTCTTTAATAAAAAAATTCTTTTTATTGTCAGTTTTATTCAGTGCATCCACGGCCACTATTGCCGGTGTAACGATTGCAGGAACACGCATTATCTTTCCGGGGAACGAAAGAGAGGTGAGTGTCAGAACTAACAATAAAGGGAAATTACCGGCTCTGGTACAGGTTTGGATTGATGACGGGAAAGCCAATGAAGATATTAATCAGGTCAAGACGCCTTTTATTATTACACCGCCAGTGTACCGCGTTGAACAGGGGAAAGGGCAAAGTCTGCGTTTAATATATACCGGGATGGCGCTGCCGCAGGATCGTGAATCGTTATTCTGGTTTAATCTGCTGGAAATTCCGCCGGTCGTGAAATCGGAGGATAAAAGCAAAAACCATCTGGATCTGGCTTTTCGCACGCGCATTAAAATATTTTTGCGTCCGGCCACGCTGGAAGAGAACAGCGTAAAAACCTTTAGACGACTGAAATGGGCTATCACCAGCGACAGTAAAAAAGGGACCGGCATTCAGATTACCAATCCAACCGGCTATTACTTCTCCTTTGATACCGGAACGTTCACCCAGAACGGGAAAAAGTACGACATGAATATGGACATGGTTGCGCCAGGTGCCACCGAAACCTGGTATGCGGATAACGGTAGCGCAGCGGGGGGGAATGTCACCCAAATCAGCGTAAAACTGCTGAATGATTATGGGTCGCCGGTGGAAAAAATCCTGATAAACCAGCCTGGTAAGGGCTATGTCGAACAACAGACGGAATGACGTTGTGGCGGCAGATAGACAGTGTGGTTGAGCGTAAAGGACATTTGGTTTTAAGGATAAAAAGTGAAGCGTGCCCTAAATTTAAGCCCAAAGACGCTGAAGGTCCCGGTCAGGACGCTGGCATCGCTGACCTGTGTTCTGCTGCTGCTCCCTAAAGTCTGGGCGCAGCAGACTGGCAACGATGCGGACGGAAGTTCCAGCGTCGAGCAGATGGACTTCAACCCCGGTTTTATTCACGGTGCGAGTATCGATGTATCGCAATTTCGTGAAGGCAACCCGGTCCCTGCGGGCATTTATCCCCTCAATGTGCTGGTCAATGGCGAGCAGCGGGGGCGTTTCAATGTTCATTTTTTAGCCGTACAGGGTAAGGCCAATGCCGAGCCGAGTTTCACGGCGGAAGAGTTGACCCAGCTTGGGATTAAGCCCACTGAAGGCACGCAGCTTGAAGCCGGGAAAGCCTATCGCCTGAGCGAGGCGGTTAAAGGCAGCCAGACTTATTACAACAGCGGGGACTTAGAGCTCAGCATCGGCGTGCCGCAAATCAACCAGGTGATTTATCCGCGCGGATATGTGGATCCTGCCCGCTGGTCTGAAGGCGATATTGCCGGTTTTCTGGACTACAACGCGAACATCTACGGCCTGTCGACCGGGCCGGATAACGGCGAGAGCCGCAGCGATGATTACACCAGCAATATTGGGCTGCTGACCGGTTTTAATATCGCAGGCTGGCGCATTCGCCAGCGTTCGAACACCGGCTGGTCGAAAGAGGACAGTACCCTCCACACGTCGAGTCTGGCGACCTATGCGGCAACGGATCTGACGCGCCTGAAAAGTCAGTTGACCCTTGGCGATAGCAACACTACCGGTAATCTTTTCGACAGTTTTAATCTGCGTGGCGTGCAGCTGCAGTCTGACGACAGAATGTTGCCGGAAGGGCTTCGCAACTACTCGCCGATTTTGCGTGGGATAGCGCAAACTAACGCCAGAGTGACGATCACGCAGCACGGCCTGGTGGTCTATCAGACCATTGTCCCGCCAGGCCCGTTCGAGCTGAACGACATTGGCGCGATGGGCTATGGCGGCGATCTACAGATGACGATCGCAGAAGCGGATGGTTCAACGCGCATCAGCAATATCCCGTTTTCCGCACCGCCCATGTTGCTGCATAAAGACGTTGCCAACTTCGAGGTGGCCGTGGGGGAAATGAATGATGATTCCCTGAAAGAGAAACCTAAACTCGCGCAGCTGATCATGCGCTATGGTCTTGGCAATCATTACACCTTATACGGCGGTTCGCAGGTGGCGGAACACTACCATGCGCTCTCGGTGGGTAATGCCATCAATACGCTGATCGGTGGCGTGTCGTTTGATCTGATCCGCGCCTGGGCAGAAGTTGAGGATGGCAAGGAGTCTAACGGCAACAGTTACAGCGTGGCATTTACCAAATTTATGTCGGAAACGTCCACAAATCTGACACTGGCGGCGTATCGCTACTCCACCAAAGGCTATTACTCGCTGCGCGATGCCAGTATCGCCCGTGACGGACGGACCAACGATGATTATGACGTTGACTATCGGACTAAATCGCGTTTTAGCGCCAGCGTTTCCCAGACCTTATGGGATAACAGTACGCTGAATTTTAGCGGCAGCCTTTACTCCTACTGGACCAGCGATGCCACCGCCAAACAGTACTCGCTCACCTGGTCGAAATCGCTGCGCTATTTTTCGTTTGCGTTGACGGCCATGCGCACCAGCGATGAAGACGGAGATTACGAAAACTCCGTGATGGCGTCGGTGAACGTGCCACTCAGCGGCGGAATCGATAGCCGACCGTTGTTCAGTTCAATCTATTCAACCTACAGTCATTCCGACCCGAAGAGCGATCGCTTCCAGCTCAATGCGAACGGCAGCCAGGGTGAACAGAGTGAGCTGACCTACGGCGTCGGCACTTCGCTGCAAAATGCCCAGGGTGAAGATGGTCGCGAAGCGGTGTCAGGCAACATGAGTTACCGCAGCCCGGTCGGCCAGTTTGGCATGACGGCGGGCGTGGACAATACCGGCTCTTCACGCCAGCTGTCGGTTTCAGCCAGCGGCAGCGTGGCAGCGCATAAAGGCGGAGTGACCTTCGGGCCTTCGGTGGGGGAATCGCCTTTCGCCATTATCGGTGCGCCGGGCGCCACCGGCGCCAGGGTGTTTAACGGCCAGGGAGCCAAAGTTGATCGTCGTGGCTACGCCATCATGCCTTCCCTGACGCCGTATCGTGAGAACAGCGTCGCACTGGATTACAAAACGGTGCCTGAGAACGTCGACGTCATGGAGAGCCAGAGAACGGTTATTCCCCGTGAAGGCGCGATTCTTGCCGTCGATATGAAAACCATTGAAGGCGTCCCGATGGTATTGATTATTCATGATGAAAATGGTCAGCCGATTCCGGCAGGCAGTGAACTGCTCGACGATAAAGGCGTGAGTCAGGGGATGTCAGGACAGAGTGGAATGGCCTTTGTTCGCGGATGGGACCCGGCATCGGGCAATCTGTGGGTCGTATCAGGTAATGATAAATGCCGGATTGTGCCTCGTGTCAATAATCAGAATCGAGTGAATGCCAGCCAGAGTAATAGCATTGTGCAAATGGAGGTGACATGTTATCGGAATTAATTCGCCCACTTTGTCTGGCACGGAAAATAACGGCGCTGGCGCTGCTGGTGATATCCCCCTGGGCATTAGCTCAGCCTTGCACAACGCAGGATAACTGCAAAATTAAGGTTGAGTTTAGAGGTGACTATCTGGAGAACACCTGTGAAGTCAGTATTAATAACGGGACGGCCAACGAAACGGTGGCTTTACCTGTCATTTCGATTAATACGCTGGACCATGACGGCGCGGAAGCCGGAAGTCAGGTGTTTGCCATTACGCTAAAAGAGTGCCCGACTGACAAAGTGGTGTCGCTCTATTTTGCCAGCACCGCAACGGGCATGAATGCTTCAACCGGCAATCTTCTGAACACCGCCGGCTCTGACTTTAGCGAGCATGTGGAAGTCCGCCTGCGCAATAGCGAGCAGCAGCAGATGATTGTTAATGACCCGACCAGTTCGCAGAGTTACGACGTGAGCGTGGCGGGGGATATTACCCATGATTTTATCGCCAGTTATTATGCGAATGGAAATTCAAAGGTCAGTGCCGGGTTACTGAATACGGCGGCAGCCATTGTTATAGATTATAAATAAGCTCAGAGCTGAACAATACTTCCCCGATGTTTCCCGCGCTGAATGTCTGGGGAGGTCATTCTGCGGCAAAAAATAAACTTGCCGTCAGGAAAATAATATTATTCAGCGCGTCTCTATTTTATTTAAGGGTCGGTCTCCATGGCTGTAAGTAAAAGTAATTCGCAGAAATTTATTGCGAGAAACCGCGCACCACGCGTGCAAATTGAATACGACGTTGAAATTTACGGCAGTGAAAAAAAGGTTGAATTACCTTTTGTCATGGGCGTGCTGGCGGATCTCTCCGGCAAGCCGCTCGATCCATTGCCGCCAGTGGTCGACCGTAAATTCCTCGATATTGATATCGATAATTTTGACGAACGCATGAAGGGCATGAAGCCGCGCGCCGCTTTCGCGGTTCCGAATACGCTGACCGGCGAAGGGCAGCTGATGGTGGATATTACCTTCGAAAGCATGGACGACTTCTCGCCGGATGAGATCGCCCGCAAAGTGGATTCCCTGTCGCAACTGCTGGAAGCGCGTACTCAGTTGGCCAATCTGCAAACCTATATGGACGGCAAAGCCGGTGCGGAAGAGCTGGTGATGAAACTGCTGAAAGACAAAGCGTTGCTGAATACGCTGGCGGCCTCACCCAAAGCCAAAACTGAAATCGCTGAACTTCAGCCCGAAGAGTGATAAGAGACGAAGGAAAGACTATGTCTGTGATGGATGCGCAACGAGAAAAATCATCGAAATCGACCGTCGAGTACAACGATTTCAATGCGCTTTTAGCGAAAGAGTTTAAGCCAAAAACAGAGCAAACCCGGGTGGCCGTCGAAGGGGCGGTCAAAACGCTGGCCGAGCAAGCTCTGCGAAATACCCAAACGATCTCCGATGATGCCTATAAAGCTATCGAATCGATCATTGCTGAAATAGACAGCAAACTCTCCGAACAGATCAACCTGATTCTGCATCATCAGGAGTTTCAGTCGCTGGAAAGCGCCTGGCGCGGTTTGCAATACCTGGTGTTCAACACGGAAACCGACGAAAAGCTGAAGCTGCGCTTTATGGACATGTCCAAGGATGAACTGCGACGCAGTATGAAGCGTTATAAAGGCGTGGCCTGGGATCAAAGCCCGCTGTTCAAAAAAATCTATGAAGAAGAGTACGGTCAACTGGGTGGCGAACCTTACGGCTGTCTGGTGGCGGATTACTTTTTCGATCATACCGCGCCGGACGTCGATCTGCTGGCGTCGATTGGCAAAATTGCCGCCTCGGCGCATGTGCCTTTTATCTCTGGCGCCTCCCCGGCTGTGCTGCAGATGGAGTCCTGGCAGGAGCTGTCCAATCCGCGCGATTTGACCAAAATCTTCACCCAGAATCTGGAATATGCCGCCTGGAACTCCCTGCGTCAGGGGGAAGATTCTCGCTACATTGGCCTGGCGATGCCGCGTTTTCTGGCGCGTCTGCCGTACGGGATACGTACCAATCCGGTGGATGCCTTCCATTTTGAAGAGACCACTGACGGGGCGGATCACAGCAAATACGTCTGGTCTAACGCCGCGTATGCCATGGCAGTCAACATCAATCGCTCTTTCAAAGAGTACGGCTGGTGTACGTTGATTCGCGGTGTCGAGAGCGGCGGCGTGGTGGAGGGGTTACCTAGCCACACGTTCCCGACCGATGACGGCGGCGTGGACATGAAATGCCCGACTGAAATTGCGATTTCGGACCGTCGTGAGGCCGAACTGGCGAAGAATGGTTTTATCCCGCTGGTCCACCGTAAAAATACCGATTACGCGGCCTTTATTGGCGCGCAATCGCTGCAGAAACCGGCAGAGTACTATGACGCCGATGCGACGGCGAACGCCAATCTGTCCGCGCGTCTGCCGTATCTGTTCGCCTGCTCGCGCTTCGCCCACTACCTGAAGTGCATCGTGCGCGACAAAATCGGCACTTTCAAAGAGCGCGAAGAGATGCAGCGCTGGCTGAACGACTGGGTGATGAATTATGTCGACGGTGACCCGGCGAACTCGACTCTGGAAACCAAAGCGCGTCGCCCGCTGGCGGCAGCGGAAGTGGTGGTGGAAGACGTCGAGGGCAATCCAGGTTATTACCAGGCAAAATTCTTCCTGCGACCTCATTTCCAGCTGGAAGGATTAACCGTCTCTTTACGCATGGTCGCGAAATTGCCGTCCGTAAAAGAAGGTGCCTGATATCGAGATTCTTTCCTGAAAAAGCCAGGTAAGGCTGAATTTTCAGGAAGAGTGTGAGTGATGAAAATCATGACAAAAGGGAATGCTTTTTCTTTAACAGAAAGAGCGCGTAGAGCTTTTATTTAAATTGAGTGTTGGAGATTATATTATGGCACAGGATATGTTTATTAAAATTGAAGGCATCGAAGGTGAATCACCGGATGCCGTTCATAAAAATGAAATTCAGGTTCTGTCCTGGAATTGGGATGTTGCGCAGCATTCAAATATGCACAGCGGTTCGGGTGGCGGTTCTGGCCGTGCAACGGTTGATGATTTTATGTTTGTTCATTATACCGATAAAGCCAGCCCGAATTTACTGAGCTACTGTCTGACCGGTAAACATATTAAGAATATCCAGTTCGTCGTGCGTAAAGCCGGCGGCGATCCGCTGGAATATCTGACCATTAAATTTACCGACGCTATTATCACCAAAGTCAAGATGGCGGGCTCGATTGACGATGAAACACGTCCGCGTGAAGTCGTCAGCTTCTCCTTCACCAAAATGACCCAAGACTATGTGATGCAAAATGCGGAAGGTCACAAGTCCGGCGTTATTTCAGCAACCTATGATGTTAAGGCTAACCTGCGCGGTTAATCACTAACATGACGGCCGAAGGCTTACTGTTTCAGTAAGCCTTCATCGACAAAGGTTATCCGCAATATTTGGCAGGTATAAGCTAAATATTACGGATATCTTTTATGTGTACAGGACTGGCTTGTGACGCAACGGAAAATAATGCATTACGCACTGCAGATGATCATGGTTTTATTGTTGGCGGCGTGTTCCACAGATTATAAAGCTACATCTGAGACCAAAAGCGCTGAATTGACAATCAGTGCAGGAAAGAACAGTAATCCTGATATTAACGGGCGAGCTGCGCCTGTCGAGATTTTTATCTACGTCATGACCGGCGAGGATAATTTTAGCAGCAGTGATTATTTTACGATTGCAAAGGGAAATAACCCGGATCTGAAAGCTGATATTACGCAACGCAAGCAAATTATCCTGAAGCCAGGCGCATCAAGGCCCTTGACGCTGTCGATTGAAAAAGAGGCGAAATACCTGGCGGTGGTGGCGGCGTTTCGCAATATCAATGAGGCGCAATGGAGCGCGCTCTATATCTTACCGCAGCCTAAAAAGAGGTCGTGGTATCAAATTATTCTTCCCGCCTCAGATGAGACGCTGAAGCTGGCGGTTTCCGTTGATCAATTAGCTGTTTCCATTAAAGAAGTGAACTGACCCGTGAGAACCAATAAAGTCGTGTGGAGTGAAGGGCTGTTTTTGCGCCCGCAGCTCTTTCAACAGCAGGAACGCTATCTCGAGTACTACGCGCACAAAAGAGCGGCGACCATCACGCCGTTTTTCTGGGGGTTCGCTCAATACGATATTGATAGCGAGGCGCTGGCCTACGGTAAGCTGGTATTGCGCACCTGCAAAGGGGTGCTGCCTGACGGTACGCCGTTTGACATCCCGGGTCACGCGGCGCTCCCGGAACCGCTGACCATTGCCCCGGAACATCTGGGCAAAATTATCTGGCTGGCGGTCCCGCTGCGCCTTGATAACAGCGATGAGACGATTTTTGACACCGACGATCGCGGCTCACTGGCGCGTTTTTGCGCCTATGACGCCGAATTGCACGATACCAACGCCATCCGTCAGGGGGCCAGACAGGTGCAGTTAGGGCGCTTGCGGATGCGGCTCATCGCGGAAACGGAGATGACCGAATCGTGGATTGGGCTGCCCCTGGCGCGGGTGAAGGCCATCCAGCCTGATGGCAGCGTGCTTCTCCATGCCCAGGATTATATTCCCCCGGTGACGGGCTATGGTGCCAGCCCACTGCTGACAGAGTGGCTCACGCACCTTAACGGCCTGGTCAAAATCCGCGCCGATAT
It includes:
- a CDS encoding fimbria/pilus outer membrane usher protein, with product MKRALNLSPKTLKVPVRTLASLTCVLLLLPKVWAQQTGNDADGSSSVEQMDFNPGFIHGASIDVSQFREGNPVPAGIYPLNVLVNGEQRGRFNVHFLAVQGKANAEPSFTAEELTQLGIKPTEGTQLEAGKAYRLSEAVKGSQTYYNSGDLELSIGVPQINQVIYPRGYVDPARWSEGDIAGFLDYNANIYGLSTGPDNGESRSDDYTSNIGLLTGFNIAGWRIRQRSNTGWSKEDSTLHTSSLATYAATDLTRLKSQLTLGDSNTTGNLFDSFNLRGVQLQSDDRMLPEGLRNYSPILRGIAQTNARVTITQHGLVVYQTIVPPGPFELNDIGAMGYGGDLQMTIAEADGSTRISNIPFSAPPMLLHKDVANFEVAVGEMNDDSLKEKPKLAQLIMRYGLGNHYTLYGGSQVAEHYHALSVGNAINTLIGGVSFDLIRAWAEVEDGKESNGNSYSVAFTKFMSETSTNLTLAAYRYSTKGYYSLRDASIARDGRTNDDYDVDYRTKSRFSASVSQTLWDNSTLNFSGSLYSYWTSDATAKQYSLTWSKSLRYFSFALTAMRTSDEDGDYENSVMASVNVPLSGGIDSRPLFSSIYSTYSHSDPKSDRFQLNANGSQGEQSELTYGVGTSLQNAQGEDGREAVSGNMSYRSPVGQFGMTAGVDNTGSSRQLSVSASGSVAAHKGGVTFGPSVGESPFAIIGAPGATGARVFNGQGAKVDRRGYAIMPSLTPYRENSVALDYKTVPENVDVMESQRTVIPREGAILAVDMKTIEGVPMVLIIHDENGQPIPAGSELLDDKGVSQGMSGQSGMAFVRGWDPASGNLWVVSGNDKCRIVPRVNNQNRVNASQSNSIVQMEVTCYRN
- a CDS encoding fimbrial protein gives rise to the protein MLSELIRPLCLARKITALALLVISPWALAQPCTTQDNCKIKVEFRGDYLENTCEVSINNGTANETVALPVISINTLDHDGAEAGSQVFAITLKECPTDKVVSLYFASTATGMNASTGNLLNTAGSDFSEHVEVRLRNSEQQQMIVNDPTSSQSYDVSVAGDITHDFIASYYANGNSKVSAGLLNTAAAIVIDYK
- the tssB gene encoding type VI secretion system contractile sheath small subunit; translated protein: MAVSKSNSQKFIARNRAPRVQIEYDVEIYGSEKKVELPFVMGVLADLSGKPLDPLPPVVDRKFLDIDIDNFDERMKGMKPRAAFAVPNTLTGEGQLMVDITFESMDDFSPDEIARKVDSLSQLLEARTQLANLQTYMDGKAGAEELVMKLLKDKALLNTLAASPKAKTEIAELQPEE
- the tssC gene encoding type VI secretion system contractile sheath large subunit, translated to MDAQREKSSKSTVEYNDFNALLAKEFKPKTEQTRVAVEGAVKTLAEQALRNTQTISDDAYKAIESIIAEIDSKLSEQINLILHHQEFQSLESAWRGLQYLVFNTETDEKLKLRFMDMSKDELRRSMKRYKGVAWDQSPLFKKIYEEEYGQLGGEPYGCLVADYFFDHTAPDVDLLASIGKIAASAHVPFISGASPAVLQMESWQELSNPRDLTKIFTQNLEYAAWNSLRQGEDSRYIGLAMPRFLARLPYGIRTNPVDAFHFEETTDGADHSKYVWSNAAYAMAVNINRSFKEYGWCTLIRGVESGGVVEGLPSHTFPTDDGGVDMKCPTEIAISDRREAELAKNGFIPLVHRKNTDYAAFIGAQSLQKPAEYYDADATANANLSARLPYLFACSRFAHYLKCIVRDKIGTFKEREEMQRWLNDWVMNYVDGDPANSTLETKARRPLAAAEVVVEDVEGNPGYYQAKFFLRPHFQLEGLTVSLRMVAKLPSVKEGA
- a CDS encoding Hcp family type VI secretion system effector gives rise to the protein MAQDMFIKIEGIEGESPDAVHKNEIQVLSWNWDVAQHSNMHSGSGGGSGRATVDDFMFVHYTDKASPNLLSYCLTGKHIKNIQFVVRKAGGDPLEYLTIKFTDAIITKVKMAGSIDDETRPREVVSFSFTKMTQDYVMQNAEGHKSGVISATYDVKANLRG
- the tssJ gene encoding type VI secretion system lipoprotein TssJ, producing MHYALQMIMVLLLAACSTDYKATSETKSAELTISAGKNSNPDINGRAAPVEIFIYVMTGEDNFSSSDYFTIAKGNNPDLKADITQRKQIILKPGASRPLTLSIEKEAKYLAVVAAFRNINEAQWSALYILPQPKKRSWYQIILPASDETLKLAVSVDQLAVSIKEVN